The Pseudanabaena sp. PCC 6802 genomic interval TGATGATTCCGTGCGCGTAGCTGCTCATAACCTGGACGATCCTCTACCTAGCATGGGCAGATTCGATGCTGTGGTCTCTAGTTTTGCCATTCACCATCTCACCCACGCACGCAAGCGATCGCTCTACAGTGAAATTTTTGACGTGCTCGAACCCGGTGGCATCTTTTGCAATCTAGAACATGTGGCTTCACCCAATGCCAAAGTACACGCGCGGTTTCGAGCAGCGATCGGCATCAGCGAACAGCCTGAAGATCCATCCAACCAGTTGCTGGATGTGGAAACACAGTTGCAATGGTTGCGAGAAATTGGCTTTGAGGATGTGGATTGTTACTGGAAATGGCTGGAATTAGCTTTGCTAATCGGGGTCAAGTAGGAATCTTTAGATGATGCGGATTGTTACTGGAAATGGCTAGAATTAGCCTTACCGATCGGATTTAAGCAGAAATATGCCAACATTTAGCAAAATTGTAGAATTAGAAACCACTGCAGGAATAAGCATCCATAATCTTACTTCCCAAATTGAGGAGTTTGTGGCATCGACCCAAATTAGCAACGGTCAAGCGATCGTGTTTTCGCGTCACACCACGACCGCATTGGCGATCAACGAGTACGAATCGCGACTGTTAGACGATATCAAGGTGTATCTCAACAAACTGGCTCCACCTGGCGATCGCTACTTGCATAACGATTTACACCTGCGGATAGTGCCACCCGACGAACCAATGAACGCCCATTCCCATCTAATGGCAATGACGCTCAGTACGAGCGAGGTAATTCCGATTGTTGGCGCGAAACTTGCCTTGGGAACGTGGCAGTCCGTTTTATTTTTCGATCTAGACGGCCCCCGACGGAGAACCGTTTTGCTACAAATATCGGGCGATTAAAACCGATTAGGGATCCGCAATTAAATAACCTACCACGATCGGGAATGCGCCTCTGTAGGGGCGAACGGCCGTTCGCCCCTACGATTGGTATCCTATCAAACTGCAACTCCCTTATAGCTGTGTTGGCATTAGAACAGGTCGCAGGCGATGCGGAAGCTGATGTTGAAATACCTCAGATCCGCTGCATATCTGGCACGTTGAGACGAGCGGCAGTAGCCAGGGTTAAAGTCCCAGGAACCACCGCGCAACAAGCGCAGGCGGGCATCGCCACCAAAGTCCCAAGCTCTCCCATCAATGGGAGCACCTTGATAATTGTCGTGCCAACAATCCGCGCACCACTCCCAAACATTGCCATGCATGTCATATAGCCCAAAGTTGTTAGCAACCTCAAAACTACCAACAGGCGTTGTGCCCTCTCGATATATACCTTGCGGGCCGTTAGCGTAGATGTGGTTGGCATCGTAATTGGCTAAATCAGCTCTGATCGTTTCCCCGAAATGAAATGGTGTTTGCGTACCCGCTCGGCAGGCATATTCCCATTCCGCCTCTGTCGGCAAACGATACGGCCTACCCGTGCTTTTTGCCAGTCTGGCGCAAAACTCCACCGCATCATACCAGGACACGCACTCAATCGGATGGTTGTTGGTTTTAGGGGTAGCTGGTTGGGGGTTTAGCGATCGCTCTACCTGGGGAAGCTCTGCTACCGCCCGCCATTGCATTTGGGTAACCGTCACCCTTGACAGATAAAATGCCTTGAGCGTGACCTGATGTAAAGGCGATTCTGCTTCTTCCCGTTTTTCTTCCTTGGGATGAGATCCCATCATAAAAGTACCAGCAGGGATGGCAATCATATCCAGCTTAATACCATCACCAAGGTCTTCCTGGTAATAATTTGCTGTTTTTGTCTGATTGTCGATTTGCTGCCCCTGGGCATCAATGACGATCGCTTGAAAGCTCAACTCTTTTGTCTCAAATTTTGGTGTAGAGAAACTGGAGACG includes:
- a CDS encoding class I SAM-dependent methyltransferase translates to MVNLWSSAEHALRYLSMADAIPHRTEGEGVLLEHVPKTVERILDLGTGSGRLLSLLKIDRPHAQSIALDFSPTMLEAARTQFAGDDSVRVAAHNLDDPLPSMGRFDAVVSSFAIHHLTHARKRSLYSEIFDVLEPGGIFCNLEHVASPNAKVHARFRAAIGISEQPEDPSNQLLDVETQLQWLREIGFEDVDCYWKWLELALLIGVK
- a CDS encoding secondary thiamine-phosphate synthase enzyme YjbQ → MPTFSKIVELETTAGISIHNLTSQIEEFVASTQISNGQAIVFSRHTTTALAINEYESRLLDDIKVYLNKLAPPGDRYLHNDLHLRIVPPDEPMNAHSHLMAMTLSTSEVIPIVGAKLALGTWQSVLFFDLDGPRRRTVLLQISGD
- a CDS encoding SUMF1/EgtB/PvdO family nonheme iron enzyme, producing the protein MERLNQENPDLKTQLERSHQEQSQLREQLLQLTQSHADAQAQIAQLLAQVQEGVQFQAEIAKLKAQLAETQNQLYILQQDHALLQSELDRAYFDLKRVQARSESGSTSSQELQSFATVSSFSTPKFETKELSFQAIVIDAQGQQIDNQTKTANYYQEDLGDGIKLDMIAIPAGTFMMGSHPKEEKREEAESPLHQVTLKAFYLSRVTVTQMQWRAVAELPQVERSLNPQPATPKTNNHPIECVSWYDAVEFCARLAKSTGRPYRLPTEAEWEYACRAGTQTPFHFGETIRADLANYDANHIYANGPQGIYREGTTPVGSFEVANNFGLYDMHGNVWEWCADCWHDNYQGAPIDGRAWDFGGDARLRLLRGGSWDFNPGYCRSSQRARYAADLRYFNISFRIACDLF